DNA sequence from the Salvelinus fontinalis isolate EN_2023a chromosome 33, ASM2944872v1, whole genome shotgun sequence genome:
TAGAAACTATTGCTCAAACTGTATCATCGATATTGCATAAATGAGCTATTCTAGAAGTCAAGCAATAGAATCTACATTTCTACTGACTTGAAGTCTGAATTGGTCTGCTGCAGTCTCCTCATGGCACCGAGTAGGATCCCCCTGAACACAACGTCAGCACTGTAGGTCTCATTGGGTGCATTGGAGATGCTGTTGACTATCGTCAACTTGATAGGGTTTGGTCCATATGCCTCTGTAATAAAATTGTAATTTAAAATCTCAACTATACTTTATAAGTTATAAAGATAACGTTACAAAGAGGTAAAGTAAGTAAATATATTCCACATTACTTTCAGTCAGGATCCCAGGAAGCAGCAACAGCAGAGCTGCGGAGAGAAAAGATGCCGCGGTCATCATACTCATCCTGTATTCCGTTGGAAGATCAGTTGGaagtgtaggcctacagtactgcATTCACTCACTGCTTCTTATACACTATTCCTAGACTTGTAGCCACTCATTTATAGTCTGGTTACAGTCTGTTTAGCtgtcattccactccttgccactcattgtcatgctgaacatATGACGCAgagtacaaggagtggaatgttaacagactggtacccaggctaactCTTTTAGGGACCTTTTGGAATTTATGGAACGGTGTACACAGaggaattgggggggggggggggggggggggtgtcatgcTCTTTCAATTTAAGTCCGGTGGAGGTTTAGTATTTTTTAATTCAGTACAGTGGAAGGTCATGCAATTTATAATAGACAGTCTCCACTGATAAATAGGTGAGCTTTTCGAGCTGCGTGCCCAGTGGCTGGGAGCGCAGCCTGCAGGTTGACGTTTTCATCATGAATTATGTTCTAGAAGCAGCTTTGCAGAGTTTAGCTAATGAATGATTGGCTAATGTGCATACGCTTCTAAGTTAGGCTACACATATTTAGCCTGTCTGTCTTCACCGTTCTTAAGCCCAATTACGCACTTGGCCTCCCCGCTGCCTCTCTGCTATTCCTCTTAGGTCTTGTGCAGTCCCAGGAAAAGCTAAACTGCAATAGCTTGTTGGACACTTACACTATAatgaccagaagtatgtggacacctgcttgtcgaacatcgcattccaaaatcatgggcattcatttggagttggtcctccaacattctccactcttctgggaaggttttccactcgatgttggaacattactgcggggacttgcttccatttagccacaagaccattagtgaggacaggcactgatgttgggcgattaggcctggctcatagTTGGCTTTCCAATTACTCCCAAAGGTGTTTAATGGTGTTGAGGTCAGGAttctatgcaggccagtcaagttcttccacactgatctggactttgctttgtgcacgggggcattgtcatgctgaaacaggaaaggggccttccccaaactgttgccacaaatttggaagcacagaatcgtctagaatttcattgaatgctgtagcgttaagatttcccttcactgaggggcctagcccgaaccatgaaaaacagccccagaccattattcctcttccaccaaactctACAGTTGGCACTACAAATTAGGGCAGTTAGTGTTCtcttggcatctgccaaacccagatttgtccgtcggactgccagatggtgaagcgtgattccaaTGGCGtcgagctttacatcactccagctgaCTCtctgcattgcgcatggtgatcttaggcttgtgtgtggctactCGGCCtttgaaacccatttcatgaagctcccgacaaacagttattgtgctgacgttgcttccagaggcaatttggaactcggtagtgagtgttgcaactgcaGACCAGACAATTTTTTATGCGCTACGCACTccagcacttggcggtcctgttctgtgagcttgtgtggcctaccactttgcggctgagccgtggCTGCTCCtatacatttccacttcacaataacagcacttacagttgaccggggcagctctagcggggcagaaacttgatgaactgacttgttggaaatatggcatcctatgacagtgccacgttgaaagtccctgagctcttcagtaaggccattctgctgacaatgtttgtctatggagattgcatggctgtgtgctcgattttatacacctgtcagcaacgggtgtgactgaaatagacaaatccactcatttgaaggagtatccacatacttttctatatatattgtgtattttGAGCATTTTCTTTAGAAATTGCATATTCAAGGAGAGATGCAAGCATAATATGGCTTTCTGAATGTCAAATAGGTCTACAGCATCCAAAATAATTGGTGAGGAgtttgaaaggagagagagagcatacaaTGGTTTGATCACATTGGCTGGTGATGATAAATTGATGATAAGATCAACCATTCGAAAAATGGAGATCGCAAACCACTTGAGCAAAGATGCATGCAGATGCAATGGTTAACTTTTACATGCTGACACAAAGATGTGCAGGCCACATGGCGTTTGTTCTTGAATTGCTATATTtatcacttcaaatcaaatcaaagtttacttgtcacgtgcgccgaatacaacaggtgtagaccttacagtgaaatgcttacttacaggctctaaccaatagtgcaaaaaaggtattaggtgaacaataggtaagtaaagaaataaaaacaacagtaaaaagactgttgacatctgtttgggcggtatgcaaattggagtgggtctagggtttctgggataatggtgttgatgtgagccattaccagccttccaaagcacttcatggctacggacatgagtgctacgggtctgtagtcatttaggaaaGTTGCATTT
Encoded proteins:
- the LOC129832423 gene encoding transcobalamin-1-like, which encodes MQYCRPTLPTDLPTEYRMSMMTAASFLSAALLLLLPGILTEKAYGPNPIKLTIVNSISNAPNETYSADVVFRGILLGAMRRLQQTNSDFKFTYTEDPNYGPFLESVNGVAGDNAEHTYWELLVQTGKSGSVIRPDVGIGCYIPEPNDRIILNFTKW